From the Chelonoidis abingdonii isolate Lonesome George chromosome 4, CheloAbing_2.0, whole genome shotgun sequence genome, the window TTGCCAGTCTTCAGAGGAACAATAAGTGCTGATTTCCACCGCTTAGGTACCTTTCTTTTTATCCTTGAGCAACTTCTGATGTCCAACAACCTGGCTCTAGCCTTCTTCCAAAAGTGCTTTATCATATGGCCATAGATGTGGTGCGGCCCAGAGGATTTGCTTGGTTCAAGCTTCTCTATTGTATTTTCTAGCTCATGTACAAGAGAGATCTTTCTGAAGCCGTGGTACTCACATCTGTATGTATGTTTTTGAATTAGCTTTGTCTTTTCTTCTGAATACTCCATCGTGCATGTTTTTGCAGCGGTTCTGAAGGCTTAGAAATGGACACCGTGTAGAGTTAAGCACAGGAGTTTATTACGCACAGCGCTGGTGGAGTGTTATTTTGCTTTTTAGGTTTAGAGACGCTGCagaacaattgattacaatagattaTATAGGATGCTTATTGAGTGGAGAGAAGTGATGGGGATgggttttttaaagcttttggaTAGATtttagcagcaagacaagataagcacaaTAAGCCAATAGTTTGGAAGATAACATAATGGCTTTGCCTATGGTTTAAATTAATACATTGCTAACACACAGGTAATTATCCTCATCATCATATATGAGCGTGCTCATCTTGGCATAATGTTTGAATAGCATATGTACAGGCTTTGTCATCTAATGCCGCTACATCTTTACTTTTCGGGATATTGGTGTTATTTTAAATTGCAAGCCTTTGTCTGTTTGTTCTCAATTTGCTTCAGTATCATCCATAGATCTTTTCTTCTGCGAGGATCCAATCTTATTAAAGTAAACTGCTTCTCTACTAAAGCGACTATTTACGGAGCTGCAGAAATCGCAGCTTAAcattctagccatgtgcacacagactgacctGCTGGTGCCTCCTCCATATTCTTCCCTCATGCAACATGTGCTCCTACCTCTAAATTCTATGCTGGTTGCTGCAATTTCTAGTCATCATTCAACCTTGGTGACAATAGTGGTCCTGTCTCCTGGGTAGAATGTACTGCTGGTCTGGGCCAGGAAGCATGACTGCTGACTATATATATTCATCCTCACTTTCTGCCTTAATGTGATGTACAGAGAAGAGAAGTGGGGGCAAGGAAACCATCAGACAGAGCAGTAAacgggggaggtggggagaaggaagaattTCCTCATTGCCTGAAGGACTGCATATGAGTGGAGCTGaatgaatgttttcttttctggtttggtggctgtaaaaaaaaattaagaaataaaatttgGTTTGCATTAAActaaatctaaatatttttttttgaaatttttggtgactcaaaaaaattaatttggggCCTGTTCCACAGCAGGATTTCAGACTTGGCTTTCCCACATCTACTGGGCTACATGCTATGGGAGGactggggagagggaacagcagcACCGCCTCCTCCTTATCTCTGGCCATTTTATGAATAGCTGAAACTACTCATGTCAATTTGCAATAGTTTAGGCCAACCACATTTCTCGTTGAATACACGACTTGTCTGAAAGAATTTCCCCAGCTCCACTTATGTGAGACATTTCAGTTCGGAGGTCTGAATGTGTGACAGTTCGGACAAATCTGTGACAGTTGCACCAGATGAATGGTGCTTGGGTACTGCAGCTACACAACTCCTCTAAGTGGCTGTCACTTACAAGGAATGTGCAGGCCTCCATGATTTTTGTTCTGTAAGTTACATTACAGCCCTAATGCCAAAATAACAATTCTATCCGAGAGCTTCTTTAGTTTAACAAACTGTTCATGTTGTATCCCCTTTCTGCAGGGAGACAAAAAGCCCTTCAGTACATTGAGTCAAAGCTAAAAATGCAGAAATACAGAAGCAGGAAACTAAAgctgagagatgtcctggaaaTCACCCCAGAAAGTGTAAAGAACTGGACTCCCCAGACAACAGAAGATTTACCGTGGCATTTCCTGAGGAAGCTCATGGCTCTGAATGGGACGGCCAGAAGCACAAAGCTTGAGCACGGGGCACTTGGTGATCAAACTCTAATTATGGACAAAGAGGAGCTGGGtattcatgaacatttttttttttctcagtgacACAGACACTAGTGATTCTCTGAACCCCCTTGATGTTCTCTGTGCCATGCTGCTTTGTTCAGACAGTTTCCTGCAGCAGGAGATCCTGTCCAAAATGTCCATGTGCCAGTTTGCCCTCCCTCTGCTGCTACCCGCCCTCGACACCCCCAAGTGCACCCTGATGCTGTGGGCCATGAGGGACATTGTGAGGAAGTGGAGGCCGCACTCCCTGGCACagagcagagggttcagagaggagaGCCTGGTGCTCACAGCAATGCCAACCATTTCCTTTGTGCGGATGGGTAGCTGCAGCTTCTCCAAGTCCAAACTCCTCAATGACATTCTCAGCCCCTCCCAGCAGCACCACGATTTCTTTATCCATCAGGACATGGAGTCTGGGAATGTCCCTCGGGAAATCACAGATGGGCTGGTCGAGATTTCCTGGTAtttccctggggggagggagaattcAGATCTTTTCCCAGAACCCGTTGCGGTTACAAACCTGCGCGGAGACATTGAGTCACATTGGCTGCAGTTCAGCTTTGTAACAGAGATCTCCTCCGCAGTGTTCATAGTTACTGAGCGCATCAGTGAGAGACAATGCACATTGTTATCAACTCTGCAGGGATCAGACACTAAATACTACTTCATCTTTAATAATGAGGCTGCGACATCCAAGGAAACACTGAGATTCCTGAAAAAGTTGGTCCCGGCGCTGAAACTGAACAACTCCCATGTGCTGCAGAAAGGACGTGCCATAAATCAGGCAGCATATGTAAAAGCTGTACAGTCTGCAATAGCAGCCGTAATGAGATCTTCTCCCAAGACATTGAGTATAGAAGCCATGGCTGAGACAGCGCGTCAATTAGGCATCCAGGTAGATGAGGATAATGAGAAATGCCAGAGTGCCAGTGAATGTGCAAAGGAAATCACTGTACACATAAAAGATGTGGCAGAGTACAAGAGGGAAAAGCTGAGACTCCAGGGGGAGACATGGAAAAACTTGGCTGAAGTGGAAAAAGAGCTGTGCCAAATGAGAAAGCAAGGAAACGTCCCTCTTGAGAAATACAAGTCTCAACTGAAAGAGAAATTAATAGAGTTACGTGTCCAGCAGCATAAACATGACCTGACTGAtggtttgactacatttattacTGGACTAGGCCTACTGCCTCCCGAGGAGAAACATTACTTCCTGAAATGGATGAAATTTGACCTGGATCACATTGCTCGGGAGAATCTTTCTAAACTACGGGATCAATataaagagaaatgcaaaaactCAAAAGATGACCCCAAAATGTTTGCAGAGTTAGACAAATTAATCTCTGCCAGTTCCTTAGGAGTAGAGCATTTCATGCGTGAGTTGGGGCAGTTCTACGAGGCTGAACACACAATGGTGAAGAAAGGTAAAATGGCAGAAAGACAATTCATCCATCTCCCAGGCATAGCAGCTGACCTGATGCTGGAAGGGTTTCCCATGGAGCTGATCGATGGAGATGTGTCCAACATCCCACTGCAGTGGGTAACAGATGTTCTGACCCAGCTTCATGCCAAGCTGGGGGGAAGGTCCAGAATGCTGGTTCTAACGGTGCTGGGAGTGCAGAGCACTGGGAAATCCACCCTCCTCAACACCATGTTCGGCCTGCAGTTTGCAGTGAGCAGTGGCCGATGTACGCGAGGAGCCTTCATGTTACTCATTAAAGTGTCAAAGAActttcagctggagctgggctgtgatTTCATCCTGGTGATAGACACAGAAGGCTTGAAAGCCCCTGAGCTGGCCAAGCTGGAAGATAGTTATGAACACGACAATGAGCTGGCCACACTGGTGGTTGGACTGAGTGACATAACCATTGTTAACATGGCCATGGAGAACGCCACCGAAATGAAGGATATTCTGCAAATTGTGGTCCATGCATTTCTCAGAATGGAGGAAATAGGGCAAAAAGCCAACTGCCAGTTTGTGCATCAGAATGTCAGTGATGTGTCTGCGCATGAACAAAACATGAGGGACAGGAAACACCTCCTGGAGCAACTGAATGAAATGACCAAAGCTGCAGCAAACATGGAAAAGAGAGGCAGGGAGATGACATTTGCTGATATTATGGATTATGATCTGGAAAAACACAATTGGTACATTCCTGCTCTGTGGCATGGAGTCCCTCCCATGGCTCCAGTGAATGTGAGATACAGTGAAAAAGTTTATGAATTGaggaaatatttgtttgaatttcTGAAAGACTGTTCACAAAATAGATCCCCCAAGGACATTCCCCAATTTCTTGAATGGATGAGGAGCTTGTGGAATGCTGTAAAACATGAGAACTTCATTTTCAGCTTTAGAAACAGCCTCGTTGCTGAAGCCTATAACCAGCTCTCTGTGAATTACACAGAGTGGGAATGGGGTTTCCGCAAGATAATGCACCTCTGGGTATCTGAAAAGGAAACTTTCATCCAAAATCAGCCACCAGATAGACTAGATGCCAATATTTTAACTAAATTAAAGAACGAGGCACAGGTAAAACTGAGGCAAGAAGCAGAGAAGATTTTGGATAATTTAAAACACTATTTTGAAAGTGGAGCAGCAAATCTGCACCTGATAGAAAAGTACAAAGAAGATTTTAGGAAAAGTGCAAATGGTCTGAGGAATGAACTAGAGAGTTATTCATTCAGCAAGTTAGAAGAAGCGATTGAAATTAGAAAAGGTCAACATAAAACAGATGCTATCCTGTCAGTGTACAAGAGAAAAATTGAAGAGAAAGTTGACAGGCTTCTGAACCATTGCAGGAAAAGCAAATGCAAACTAAATAATGATGAACAGGAGCGAGAATTTGAAACCATGTGGACAGAAACATTGAGAGAATTATCACTCATTCCTCTACTGAAACGCAACATAGATGAAGAAATGGAGTTCCATCTGAGAAAAGACTTAGAGAATAAGGGGAGTGCTGTATGGCAGATATTACAGGATGCCAAAAGCTTACCTACTTATACAacacaaaatttcaaaatgaaaaaggaataCTTAGACTTAAAGGTGTTCAAAGGTATGAAAATATCAATATCAGGTGTGAAAGAATACTTTACACAGGAATGCTGGCATAAAACAGAGGCTCTTGCTACATCCTTAATAGATGAGTGCAATAGTTACACTGAAAAAAGGGTAAATGGCAAAGCAGATTATGATGAAACTTATTGCAGAGAGTTGTTGCGGATGATTAATGAGCAGCTTCAGCAGGTGAATGTTCAAAACCTTCACATCAGCACTTGCTTTGAAGTTGATCTGAAGCTTCACATTTTGGGGGATGCAGCTCGTGCATTTCAGAAGATGCATGAAGAATTCATTAAAGAAAATGATCCTCTGCAGCGTCTGATTAAACTGAAACCTCAGTATCTCTCCACATTCAAAGCTCTTTACTTAGAGAAGGATGAGTGTCAAGACAGGGCCTGGAATTTCTGTGATCAGTGTCTCAAACCTGCTCTGGTGGACTATGTGAACAAGAGACTTGGGACAGAAATCGTGGATGACTTTCTCAGAAGTGAACAGTCTATTGAGTACAGCACCCGGAGCTTTTTCCAATTCTTTGTTCTGAAGAAGCTTTTGGAAGAAAATGAATTTAACAGTTATTTGCAATACACAAAAAATTACGTACATTTTATCAAAACCCAGATACGGAAACACGTGTTAAAACGCTACAGAGAGCAGGCAAGTCTGGGAGATTTGGAGAAAAGAATTTTATCCCCAATAATTAATGAACTCAGTGATATTCTGACAAACTCCAAAGATTTGAAGACTAAGACAGTCGCTTCATTTTTAGACAACTTTTGTGAAAAGCTGCAGCAGGATCTAGTCATTCCCAAGGAAAGCTTAGAAGTGATACTGTTTAAAAACACAGCAAGTGCAGACCAATTTTCAGCTTTTATAGAACAATTTATTCCTGATCTAGAAAAACAAGTTTTatccacttttgaaaacctggaaATTGAGTCAAAACTCTCAAAACTTGCAGTGAAGCCCCAGGATGCAATCTTCAAGCAAATGtttggctgtgggaagcagtgtccATTTTGTAGAGTCCCTTGTGACGCAGGAGCCCCTGTTCATGAGGAGCATTTTGCCAAAGTGCATCGACCTGAAGGATTGGGGAAATACCGGTGGAATGAAACAAGGAGACTTGTCTCTGATATATGCTCCTCTTCTGTGGCTTCCAATAAGACATTTAGATGTGCAGAGACAAAAGGGGAGTTTTATCCTTATAAAGATTATCGGAAATATTTTCCAGACTGGAAAATCCAGCCAGATCCCAGCATCACGGCTTCTGATTACTGGAAGTTTGTtttcaaggagttcaatcaccaGTTTGCTAAGGAGTTTGATGCTCTCCCTGCCGATCTCCCTGACGACTGGTATAAAATAACCAAAGAGCAGGCACTGGAGAGCCTAAAGGAAGCATATGCATTGAAGTAAAAAACAGGCTGAGAAACTCTGAGCAGAAAGTTACAGAAGTTAATTTGCTTTAAATGTGGCATGTGAAAAAATCCCATATCCTCTAAATGTGGAATGTCGTTTCTCTTTTAATATCAGACACAGGTTGCAGCTTCCAAACAGATAAAGAAACAATGGTTTTTTCACATTTCACATCACATAGAATTTATGGAAAATTAAAGATGAGGGAAAGACCCATATGTGGAGTTTCTGCATCTTTGTCTAAAGGACCAAATCCCAAATTTGTCCTCACCACTGCATTTTGCTGGTGCAGTGGTACCATGTGGTGACCTGCCAACCTCCAAAGAGCCCCCTGAATACCAACCATCCACTTCTGCTACTTAAAGCATCAATAACCTGCACTTTTGCAGCTAATCTAACACCAAGCAGCCTGGCCCTGATGCTCACCTTCCCTGGGGAAACACATGGGAGGGAAAAAGTACTTCAGAGACACCAATGAGGGAGGTTTGCAGCGTAAAGTaatggggaagggaaggatgCAGGCAGCAAACCCAACAGGTCCTGAGGATTCAAAGGGAATCCTTACAAGCCCATCCCATCCCTGATAAAAGACACGTTTAAGTGCgcgttgttaaaaaaaaaaaaaaatcaatatatagGTGTGCCCACAAGTTGTGTAGT encodes:
- the LOC116815081 gene encoding up-regulator of cell proliferation-like, with the translated sequence MNIFFFLSDTDTSDSLNPLDVLCAMLLCSDSFLQQEILSKMSMCQFALPLLLPALDTPKCTLMLWAMRDIVRKWRPHSLAQSRGFREESLVLTAMPTISFVRMGSCSFSKSKLLNDILSPSQQHHDFFIHQDMESGNVPREITDGLVEISWYFPGGRENSDLFPEPVAVTNLRGDIESHWLQFSFVTEISSAVFIVTERISERQCTLLSTLQGSDTKYYFIFNNEAATSKETLRFLKKLVPALKLNNSHVLQKGRAINQAAYVKAVQSAIAAVMRSSPKTLSIEAMAETARQLGIQVDEDNEKCQSASECAKEITVHIKDVAEYKREKLRLQGETWKNLAEVEKELCQMRKQGNVPLEKYKSQLKEKLIELRVQQHKHDLTDGLTTFITGLGLLPPEEKHYFLKWMKFDLDHIARENLSKLRDQYKEKCKNSKDDPKMFAELDKLISASSLGVEHFMRELGQFYEAEHTMVKKGKMAERQFIHLPGIAADLMLEGFPMELIDGDVSNIPLQWVTDVLTQLHAKLGGRSRMLVLTVLGVQSTGKSTLLNTMFGLQFAVSSGRCTRGAFMLLIKVSKNFQLELGCDFILVIDTEGLKAPELAKLEDSYEHDNELATLVVGLSDITIVNMAMENATEMKDILQIVVHAFLRMEEIGQKANCQFVHQNVSDVSAHEQNMRDRKHLLEQLNEMTKAAANMEKRGREMTFADIMDYDLEKHNWYIPALWHGVPPMAPVNVRYSEKVYELRKYLFEFLKDCSQNRSPKDIPQFLEWMRSLWNAVKHENFIFSFRNSLVAEAYNQLSVNYTEWEWGFRKIMHLWVSEKETFIQNQPPDRLDANILTKLKNEAQVKLRQEAEKILDNLKHYFESGAANLHLIEKYKEDFRKSANGLRNELESYSFSKLEEAIEIRKGQHKTDAILSVYKRKIEEKVDRLLNHCRKSKCKLNNDEQEREFETMWTETLRELSLIPLLKRNIDEEMEFHLRKDLENKGSAVWQILQDAKSLPTYTTQNFKMKKEYLDLKVFKGMKISISGVKEYFTQECWHKTEALATSLIDECNSYTEKRVNGKADYDETYCRELLRMINEQLQQVNVQNLHISTCFEVDLKLHILGDAARAFQKMHEEFIKENDPLQRLIKLKPQYLSTFKALYLEKDECQDRAWNFCDQCLKPALVDYVNKRLGTEIVDDFLRSEQSIEYSTRSFFQFFVLKKLLEENEFNSYLQYTKNYVHFIKTQIRKHVLKRYREQASLGDLEKRILSPIINELSDILTNSKDLKTKTVASFLDNFCEKLQQDLVIPKESLEVILFKNTASADQFSAFIEQFIPDLEKQVLSTFENLEIESKLSKLAVKPQDAIFKQMFGCGKQCPFCRVPCDAGAPVHEEHFAKVHRPEGLGKYRWNETRRLVSDICSSSVASNKTFRCAETKGEFYPYKDYRKYFPDWKIQPDPSITASDYWKFVFKEFNHQFAKEFDALPADLPDDWYKITKEQALESLKEAYALK